One stretch of Arachis duranensis cultivar V14167 chromosome 1, aradu.V14167.gnm2.J7QH, whole genome shotgun sequence DNA includes these proteins:
- the LOC127744728 gene encoding septum-promoting GTP-binding protein 1: MELRPSLSLRQKSRRTRTKTHDTATTMTQLRNTIELQWSFFFNKVSFVGRLCFHFVWDRILSCSLSSPPRPPSSSRYQRLSLRRESPVDDDGGEGIMQGTRRSCGGGGYESDSDLVNLKISLFGDCHIGKTSFVIKYVGDEQEKRSLNMKGLNLMDKTLSVNGARILFSIWDVAGDKGSLDQIPMACKDANAILIMFDLTSRSTLNSVVGWYSEARKWNQTAIPILIGTKFDDFVRLPPNLQWTIVTQARAYARAMKATLFFSSATHNINVNKIFKFILAKLFNLPWTVERNLTLGEPIIDF; this comes from the exons atggagctACGACCTTCTCTGAGTCTGAGACAAAAATCCAGAAGAACAAGAACCAAAACACACGACACAGCAACGACCATGACTCAGCTCAGAAACACAATCGAACTTCAAtggagcttcttcttcaataaagTCTCCTTTGTTGGTCGTTTATGCTTCCACTTTGTTTGGGATAGGATCTTGTCTTGCTCTCTAAGTTCACCACCAAggcctccttcttcttcacgttACCAGAGACTTTCACTCCGCCGTGAGTCTCCGGTGGACGACGACGGAGGTGAGGGGATCATGCAGGGGACAAGAAGGAGCTGTGGTGGTGGTGGGTATGAGTCAGATTCTGATTTGGTGAATCTCAAGATTAGTTTGTTTGGTGATTGCCATATTGGAAAAACTAGCTTTGTG ATCAAGTATGTAGGGGATGAGCAAGAAAAGAGGAGCTTGAATATGAAGGGACTTAATCTGATGGACAAAACTTTATCTGTTAATGGAGCTAGAATTTTGTTTAGTATATGGGATGTTGCAG GTGACAAAGGGTCATTGGATCAAATTCCCATGGCTTGTAAAGATGCAAATGCAATTTTGATTATGTTTGATCTCACAAGTAGATCCACACTAAATAG TGTTGTTGGATGGTATAGTGAAGCAAGAAAGTGGAATCAG ACTGCAATTCCCATTCTAATAGGAACcaaatttgatgattttgttaGACTTCCACCTAATTTGCAATGGACCATTGTAACACAg GCTAGGGCTTATGCAAGGGCAATGAAAGCTACCCTTTTCTTCTCAAGTGCAACTCACAACATTAATGTGAACAAAATCTTCAAGTTCATACTGGCCAAGCTCTTTAATTTGCCATGGACAGTAGAAAGAAACTTGACTTTGGGAGAGCCCATTATTGATTTCTGA